A window of the Henckelia pumila isolate YLH828 chromosome 3, ASM3356847v2, whole genome shotgun sequence genome harbors these coding sequences:
- the LOC140890484 gene encoding histidinol dehydrogenase, chloroplastic-like produces MDCRLISFPQPSKIAQSHPRLFSPTLNCSMKTYKLSDLTRTEVDSLKARPRIDFSSIFGVVQPIVDDIRSRGDAAVKDYTIRFDKVKLDSVIENVNDLPNPVLDPAVQEAFDVAYDNIFAFHAAQKPVEKVVENMQGVRCKRVARSISSVGLYVPGGTAVLPSTALMLSVPAQIAGCKTIVLATPPAQDGSICKEVIYCAKKAGVTHILKAGGAQAISAMAWGTESCPKVEKIYGPGNQYVTAAKMILQNSEAMISIDMPAGPSEVLVIADKHASPVHIAADLLSQAEHGPDSQVVLVVAGNDVDLTAILDEINKQCQSLPRGDFASKALGHSFTVFARDMVEAIGFSNLYAPEHLIINVKDAEKWESFIDNAGSVFLGPWTPESVGDYASGTNHVLPTYGYARMYGGVSLDSFLKYITVQSLTEEGLRKLGPYVATMAEVEGLDAHKRAVTLRLQDIEARELSNLR; encoded by the exons ATGGACTGCAGGCTTATCTCTTTCCCTCAGCCCTCCAAGATTGCTCAATCTCATCCCA GATTATTCTCACCCACTTTGAATTGTTCGATGAAGACTTATAAGCTGTCAGATCTGACTAGGACTGAGGTTGATAGCCTCAAAGCTCGTCCTCGAATtgatttttcttctattttcgGTGTG GTTCAGCCCATTGTTGATGACATTCGAAGCAGAGGTGATGCAGCTGTCAAGGA CTATACAATACGGTTTGACAAAGTAAAACTAGACAGTGTAATAGAGAATGTCAACGATCTTCCAAATCCAGTG CTTGAtccagcggttcaagaagcttttgATGTGGCTTATGATAACATTTTTGCTTTTCATGCTGCACAAAAGCCTGTGGAAAAAGTTGTTGAGAACATGCAA GGTGTTAGATGCAAAAGGGTGGCACGAAGCATTTCATCTGTGGGTCTTTATGTTCCTGGTGGCACTGCTGTATTACCTTCAACTGCTTTGATGCTTTCAGTT CCTGCTCAGATAGCTGGATGCAAGACCATCGTGCTTGCAACTCCCCCTGCTCAAGATGGCAGCATTTGTAAA GAGGTCATTTATTGCGCTAAGAAAGCTGGCGTAACGCACATTCTTAAAGCTGGGGGTGCTCAG GCAATCTCTGCGATGGCATGGGGGACTGAATCTTGTCCCAAG GTTGAGAAGATATATGGGCCTGGAAATCAGTATGTCACAGCTGCAAAAATGATTCTGCAG AATAGTGAGGCTATGATTTCAATAGACATGCCAGCTGGACCATCGGAAGTGCTCGTCATTGCTGATAAACATGCGAGTCCTGTTCACATAGCAGCAGATTTACTTTCACAG GCTGAGCATGGCCCTGACAGCCAAGTCGTTCTTGTAGTTGCTGGAAATGATGTGGATCTAACTGCTATCCTGGATGAAATTAACAAGCAATGCCAAAGCCTTCCCCGGGGGGACTTTGCTTCAAAAGCACTAGGTCATAGCTTCACTGTTTTTGCACGCGATATGGTCGAG GCAATTGGCTTTTCGAACTTGTATGCACCGGAGCATTTGATCATCAATGTGAAAGATGCTGAAAAGTGGGAAAGTTTCATTGATAATGCAG GTTCTGTATTTTTGGGTCCATGGACACCCGAGAGTGTGGGAGACTATGCAAGTGGTACCAATCATGTTCTTCCAACTTATGGTTATGCACGGATGTATGGTGGAGTGTCGTTGGATTCCTTCTTGAAGTACATCACAGTACAATCGCTGACAGAAGAAGGGTTAAGGAAGCTTGGGCCTTATGTAGCAACAATGGCTGAGGTCGAGGGTCTGGATGCGCACAAGAGAGCCGTAACCCTCAGACTGCAGGACATTGAAGCTAGAGAACTATCAAATCTGAGATAA